A single window of Gemmatimonadota bacterium DNA harbors:
- a CDS encoding heparinase II/III family protein — protein sequence MPSIPWRPRVILPGRSVRLPVQATDDNITLTSDHFETIATRWCERDTARYYYLRSPQKQGDYTLIATHNGNTAEATIQVRTLDNLRQPHTYNGAQWPRRWPLGQNYHPTKTRQTLQNDPKSERINEETLAWWSSQPDHVLWSQLPPAELPKAHFANCHQGCPNCGTAIFKYSGFYPWERNHLPCDFKSQCPNCASIYPSNNLTKEDYTSGEYADDGYGYFDAEGHIYLFAATYHRDQCRAYHAGINTLTDSLRTGDLDEERTRKLGLMLLRYATEELYLASVPQFRYGPSKSVEEPWEWGQPDWAEETDPVAALSRKGTIRYSIDTPYLIESLALAYDTAWPLLKEDTQLVERARAFGLSLQSPEDTCLLIEEMLAALLQVTLDRGAGSNLPRESQGVLILLRCLDRADARDVMDWVYDEGPDTLRVFTTNDILPDGTPQEATGGYNAIHSDGLFDLEYHLRSLRTQQPDAYPETLYPSLFKDPRGARVPRALCEITMIGKSYFQFGDGSAPGSAGIQTKDSIRLENDLYHAPMNASVLERATTFTNDPHIAEIQSTVQNKQHRALGPTILDSVGIAILRTPEAPERAAVGIAYGDTMHHRHRDLLDVQLFAFDRPFLTDLGYPQSWASTSPWEAHWATHNTVWADLPPGESTGSGRGRLVRALFTDGIQVLDIEAHRWTLDPSDGWRKVDITFRRLIALIETDGEGIALLDLSRITGGAEHWRTCRGLEGIFQTDNADLKPQPGTVAGPHIQRTQTDNLPHPDHTALAYMDNITTAQAPPTFRGTWQSQIEPAVHLDLHQLNISPNTQVLNTRAAQAMGTPEESNYLYHPVIWRRTPDNDTTCIDLVFEPRLGNPTLASTTAIPSNNPTASGIHLTTAKGKQIALYWAPNAGPNDKTQFENGTVLTGALAVVANGQISTMGATAFQNAETTLINPHAQQTGRIIALNRDTCTIDIEGLQDIAAGDRITINPDGRAHSYRIEAAEQLGTHSHRLTLDVTSILGRAKIIAIEDNKIDLGFHIMAKSGNLHGTRLQTETSDNWAVIENAHNSSTWPPGKIRTTIYLSPNNNKLQDLSPGTWVQAVDYVIGDTILFEPLCRG from the coding sequence ATGCCCAGCATACCCTGGCGGCCAAGAGTCATCCTTCCCGGCCGCAGTGTTCGCCTGCCCGTGCAAGCCACCGACGACAACATCACCCTCACATCCGACCACTTTGAAACCATCGCCACCCGATGGTGCGAGCGGGACACCGCGCGCTACTACTACCTGCGATCCCCCCAAAAGCAAGGCGACTACACCCTCATCGCAACGCACAACGGCAACACCGCGGAAGCCACCATCCAGGTCCGCACCCTGGACAACCTGCGCCAGCCCCACACCTACAACGGCGCGCAATGGCCCCGCCGATGGCCTCTGGGCCAGAACTACCACCCCACCAAAACCCGACAAACGCTACAAAACGACCCCAAATCAGAACGAATCAACGAAGAAACCCTCGCCTGGTGGTCATCTCAACCCGACCATGTCCTCTGGTCGCAACTACCGCCCGCAGAACTACCCAAAGCGCACTTTGCCAACTGCCATCAGGGCTGTCCAAACTGCGGAACCGCCATCTTCAAATACAGCGGCTTCTATCCCTGGGAACGCAACCATCTCCCCTGCGATTTCAAATCGCAATGCCCCAACTGCGCCTCTATCTATCCCAGCAACAACCTCACAAAAGAAGACTATACCTCGGGCGAGTATGCAGACGACGGATACGGCTACTTCGACGCAGAAGGCCACATCTACCTCTTTGCCGCCACCTATCACCGCGACCAGTGCCGCGCCTATCACGCTGGCATCAACACACTCACAGACAGCCTCCGCACAGGCGACCTCGACGAAGAACGCACCCGTAAACTCGGCCTCATGCTCCTGCGCTACGCCACAGAAGAACTCTACCTCGCCTCGGTCCCCCAGTTCCGCTATGGACCCTCAAAAAGCGTAGAAGAACCCTGGGAATGGGGACAACCGGACTGGGCAGAAGAAACCGACCCCGTTGCCGCCCTGAGCAGAAAAGGCACCATCCGCTACAGCATCGACACCCCCTACCTCATCGAAAGCCTCGCCCTCGCCTACGACACAGCCTGGCCCCTCCTGAAAGAAGACACACAACTCGTCGAACGCGCACGGGCATTCGGCCTATCTCTGCAAAGCCCCGAAGACACCTGCCTACTCATCGAAGAAATGCTCGCCGCCCTCCTGCAGGTCACCCTGGATCGAGGTGCAGGCAGCAATCTACCGCGCGAAAGCCAGGGCGTCCTCATCCTCTTGCGCTGCCTGGACCGCGCCGACGCCCGGGACGTCATGGACTGGGTCTATGACGAAGGTCCCGACACCCTGCGCGTCTTCACCACCAATGACATCCTGCCCGACGGCACACCCCAGGAAGCCACAGGCGGATACAATGCCATCCACAGCGACGGCCTCTTCGACCTGGAATACCACCTCCGCAGCCTCCGCACTCAGCAACCCGACGCCTATCCGGAAACCCTGTACCCCTCGCTCTTCAAAGATCCGCGAGGCGCACGCGTCCCCCGGGCACTGTGCGAAATCACCATGATCGGAAAATCCTACTTCCAATTCGGTGACGGCTCTGCCCCCGGTTCTGCCGGCATCCAGACAAAAGACTCAATCCGTCTGGAAAACGACCTCTATCACGCGCCCATGAACGCCAGCGTACTGGAACGCGCCACAACCTTCACCAACGACCCACACATCGCAGAAATCCAATCCACCGTACAGAACAAACAGCACCGCGCACTCGGACCAACCATCCTCGACAGCGTCGGCATTGCCATCTTGCGCACACCCGAAGCCCCCGAACGAGCCGCCGTGGGCATAGCGTATGGCGACACCATGCACCATCGCCATCGAGACCTCCTGGACGTCCAGCTCTTCGCCTTTGACCGTCCCTTTCTCACAGACCTCGGCTATCCACAATCCTGGGCAAGCACATCGCCCTGGGAAGCCCATTGGGCAACTCACAACACCGTCTGGGCAGACCTGCCGCCCGGCGAATCCACCGGCTCGGGCCGTGGCCGCCTCGTCCGCGCCCTCTTCACCGACGGCATCCAGGTCCTGGATATCGAAGCCCACCGTTGGACACTCGACCCATCGGACGGATGGCGCAAAGTCGATATCACCTTCCGCCGCCTCATCGCCCTGATCGAAACCGATGGCGAAGGCATCGCCCTCCTCGACCTCTCGCGCATCACGGGCGGCGCAGAACACTGGCGCACCTGTCGCGGTCTGGAAGGCATATTCCAAACCGACAACGCCGACCTCAAACCCCAACCCGGCACAGTCGCCGGTCCCCACATCCAGCGCACCCAAACAGACAACCTGCCCCACCCGGACCACACCGCCCTCGCGTACATGGACAACATAACAACCGCTCAGGCACCACCGACCTTCCGGGGCACCTGGCAATCGCAAATCGAACCAGCCGTACATCTCGACCTCCATCAACTCAACATTTCTCCAAACACCCAGGTCCTCAACACCCGTGCGGCACAGGCCATGGGAACGCCCGAAGAATCCAACTACCTCTACCACCCCGTAATCTGGCGTCGCACACCCGACAACGACACCACCTGCATCGACCTCGTCTTCGAACCCCGACTCGGCAACCCCACCCTCGCCAGCACCACAGCCATACCATCGAACAACCCCACAGCCTCGGGCATCCACCTCACCACCGCAAAAGGCAAACAAATCGCCCTCTATTGGGCACCCAATGCTGGCCCGAATGACAAAACCCAATTCGAAAACGGCACCGTCCTCACAGGTGCCCTCGCAGTCGTCGCAAACGGTCAAATCTCAACCATGGGAGCAACCGCCTTTCAAAACGCCGAAACAACCCTCATAAATCCCCACGCACAACAAACTGGCCGAATCATCGCCCTCAACCGGGACACCTGCACCATCGACATCGAAGGCCTGCAAGACATCGCCGCGGGCGACCGCATCACCATCAACCCGGACGGCCGCGCACACAGCTACCGCATCGAAGCCGCCGAACAACTCGGCACCCACAGCCACCGCCTCACCCTGGACGTCACCTCAATCCTGGGACGCGCAAAAATCATCGCCATCGAAGACAACAAAATCGACCTCGGCTTTCACATCATGGCAAAATCCGGCAACCTCCACGGCACGCGCCTACAAACAGAAACCAGCGACAACTGGGCGGTCATAGAAAACGCCCACAATTCGAGCACCTGGCCCCCCGGAAAAATACGCACCACCATCTACCTTAGCCCGAACAATAACAAACTCCAGGACCTATCCCCCGGCACCTGGGTACAGGCCGTCGATTACGTAATTGGCGACACGATCCTCTTTGAACCCCTGTGCAGGGGATAG